The following are encoded in a window of Candidatus Latescibacterota bacterium genomic DNA:
- a CDS encoding glycosyltransferase family 4 protein: protein MRIIYLHQYFNTPKMEGGTRSYEMARRLVANGHEVHIITSDRKPSTSKSWYNSKEEGINVHWLPLPYSNSMSNAARVRAFAKFVGLSFRKALEVPGDLVFASSTPLTIALPAIWAARKRKLPVVFEVRDLWPELPIAVGAIKNSAAIFCARWLENFAYMNSEHIVALSPGMQEGIIATGYPAERVTVIPNCCDIEMFSPAKLESNPPLDLSWLAGRPLVVYAGTMGFINGVDYLARLAEAVLPLDPGIRFLIVGSGKMKKKVVAVATKSGVLGENFFMLDGVPKEQVPTLLSAATIASSLFVDLEPMWSNSANKFFDALAASKPIMINYRGWQAELIEEHGAGIVLPINDISSAAKTLVKRIRNKDWLRNAGEAAATLANNKFARNNLAEDLEHILLKVHNDWREGNRFR, encoded by the coding sequence ATACTTTAACACTCCTAAAATGGAAGGAGGGACCAGATCCTACGAAATGGCCAGACGCCTAGTGGCGAATGGACACGAAGTACACATAATTACGTCGGATAGAAAACCGAGTACTTCAAAGAGCTGGTATAATTCTAAGGAGGAGGGTATTAACGTCCACTGGTTACCTCTCCCCTATTCAAACTCGATGAGCAATGCAGCCCGGGTCCGAGCTTTTGCAAAGTTCGTTGGCCTTTCATTTCGCAAGGCACTCGAGGTCCCGGGTGACTTGGTTTTTGCTTCAAGTACACCTCTGACCATTGCTTTGCCGGCAATTTGGGCTGCACGTAAGAGAAAACTGCCAGTAGTATTTGAGGTAAGGGACCTCTGGCCTGAACTGCCTATTGCTGTAGGTGCAATAAAGAATTCAGCGGCAATTTTTTGTGCGCGCTGGCTGGAAAATTTTGCTTATATGAACTCAGAACACATCGTCGCATTATCACCTGGAATGCAGGAGGGTATAATCGCAACCGGGTACCCTGCAGAACGTGTCACGGTAATCCCGAATTGCTGTGACATTGAAATGTTCTCTCCCGCTAAGCTCGAAAGTAATCCGCCCTTGGATTTATCATGGCTAGCTGGTCGCCCCCTGGTTGTTTACGCTGGAACCATGGGATTCATTAATGGTGTCGATTACCTAGCGCGGTTGGCTGAAGCGGTTTTACCCCTTGATCCCGGCATTCGATTTTTAATCGTAGGTTCTGGCAAAATGAAAAAGAAAGTCGTGGCAGTTGCTACCAAATCCGGAGTGTTGGGGGAAAATTTTTTCATGCTTGATGGCGTTCCGAAAGAACAGGTCCCAACCCTGTTATCGGCTGCCACAATTGCGAGTTCGCTATTTGTAGACCTCGAACCAATGTGGTCCAATTCAGCCAACAAATTCTTCGATGCCCTAGCTGCTAGTAAACCGATAATGATCAACTACCGGGGCTGGCAGGCAGAACTTATTGAGGAACACGGCGCTGGTATTGTATTACCAATAAATGACATTTCAAGTGCAGCTAAGACTCTGGTGAAAAGGATTCGGAACAAAGATTGGTTGCGCAACGCAGGTGAGGCTGCAGCCACACTTGCCAACAATAAATTTGCGCGAAATAATTTAGCAGAAGACCTAGAGCATATTCTTCTTAAGGTTCACAATGACTGGCGGGAGGGTAATAGATTCCGCTAA